ATCGTGCAGGCCGCCGACGAGGTGATCGCCGGGAAACTGGACGATCACTTCCCACTGGTGGTCTTTCAGACGGGTTCAGGCACCCAGAGCAACATGAACTCCAACGAGGTGATCAGCAACCGGGCCATCGAGATCGCGGGCGGCGAGATGGGCAGCAAGTCTCCCGTGCATCCCAACGATCACGTCAACCGGGGCCAGAGCAGCAACGATACCTTTCCCACGGCCATGCACATCGCCGTGGTGCTGGAGCTGAACGAGCGGCTGTACGGCGATGTGAGCAAATTGCGTGACACCCTGCACGCCAAGGCCGAGGAATACGCGGGCATCGTGAAGGTGGGCCGCACCCACCTGCAAGACGCCACCCCCATCACGCTGGGCCAGGAAATCGGCGGCTGGGTGGCCCAGATGGATTACGCGCTCGCGGAAGTGAAGCACGCCGGGGAGGGACTGCTGGACCTCGCCATCGGGGGCACAGCGGTGGGCACCGGCCTCAACGCCCATCCACAGTTCGGTGATCTGGCCGCGAAGAAGTACGAGGCCGAAACGGGCTTCGCCTTCCGCAGCGCCGAGAACAAGTTCGCCGCCCTGAGCGCCCATGACGCGCTGGTGCAGACCTCAGCGGCCCTGCGGACGCTGGCAGGCGCACTGATGAAGATGGCCAACGACGTGCGCTGGCTGGCCTCTGGCCCTCGCAATGGCATTGGAGAAATCACCATCCCTGAGAACGAGCCTGGTTCCAGCATCATGCCCGGCAAGGTCAACCCCACGCAAAGCGAGGCGCTGACCATGGTGGCAACCCGTGTTTTCGGCAACGACGCCACGGTGGCCTTCGCCGGATCGCAGGGGAACTTCCAGCTCAACGTTTTCAAGCCGGTGATGGTTCATGCCGTTCTGGAAAGCATTCGCCTGATCAGCGACGCCTGTCTCGCCTTCAACGACCACTGCGCGGCGGGCATCGAGCCCAATCGCGAGAAGATCCAGCACAACCTCGAGATCAACCTGATGCAGGTCACTGCCCTGAACAAACACATCGGCTACGACAAGGCCGCCGCGATTGCCAAGAAGGCGCACAAGGACGGCAGCAGTCTCAAGGCGGCGGCGCTGGCGCTGGGCCACGTAACAGACGGGGAGTTCGACGAATGGGTCGTTCCAATGGACATGACACGGAATTGATCCGCCCGCGTGTGTGGTCGTGCTCCCTGAATACGCTGGCT
This genomic window from Deinococcus aerolatus contains:
- the fumC gene encoding class II fumarate hydratase; translated protein: MTQTRKESDTMGTLDVAADRYWGAQTERSIHNFPIGRDTFVWGRPIIRALGILKKGAAQANAELGELPGDVADLIVQAADEVIAGKLDDHFPLVVFQTGSGTQSNMNSNEVISNRAIEIAGGEMGSKSPVHPNDHVNRGQSSNDTFPTAMHIAVVLELNERLYGDVSKLRDTLHAKAEEYAGIVKVGRTHLQDATPITLGQEIGGWVAQMDYALAEVKHAGEGLLDLAIGGTAVGTGLNAHPQFGDLAAKKYEAETGFAFRSAENKFAALSAHDALVQTSAALRTLAGALMKMANDVRWLASGPRNGIGEITIPENEPGSSIMPGKVNPTQSEALTMVATRVFGNDATVAFAGSQGNFQLNVFKPVMVHAVLESIRLISDACLAFNDHCAAGIEPNREKIQHNLEINLMQVTALNKHIGYDKAAAIAKKAHKDGSSLKAAALALGHVTDGEFDEWVVPMDMTRN